The sequence below is a genomic window from Halosolutus gelatinilyticus.
GCGGGACGGCGGTCAAGCAGAACCGCGACGAGGCGTCGCCGTACGCGGCCATGCAGATGGCCGAGTCCGTCGCCGAGGAGGTCAAGGCCGCCGGCATCACGGGCTTGCACGTTCGCGTGCGCGGCCCCGGCGGCAACCTCCAGAAGTCCCCCGGCCCCGGCGCGCAGGCGACGATCCGCGCGCTCGCTCGCTCGGGCATCGAGATCGGTCGCATCGAGGACGTCACGCCGATCCCGCACGACGGATCGCGCGCTCCGAAAGGCAAGGGCGGCTACTAGACCATGACGGAAGAGTACGACGTCGAGTTCGTCGAACGCGGGGATCGCGAAGCGCGGTTCCTCGTCCGAGGAGTGACGCCCGCCTTCGCCAACGGCATCCGTCGCGCGATGATCGCCGACGTGCCGACGATGGCGATCGACACCGTCCGCTTCGTCGAGAACTCGTCGGTCATGTTCGACGAACAACTCGCCCTCCGATTCGGCCTCGTCCCGCTGACGACGCCGCCGGAAGGGGAGTTCGCCGAAGACGACGTCGTCACGCTCTCGATCGACGTCGAAGGGCCGGCGACCGCCTACTCGGGTGATCTCGTCTCGAGCGACGAGCTCGTCCAGCCCGCCGACGAGAACATTCCGATCATCGATCTGAAGGACGGTCAGCGGCTCGAA
It includes:
- a CDS encoding 30S ribosomal protein S11; translation: MSQDDDKWGIAHVHASFNNTVMTVTDLTGAETIAKSSGGTAVKQNRDEASPYAAMQMAESVAEEVKAAGITGLHVRVRGPGGNLQKSPGPGAQATIRALARSGIEIGRIEDVTPIPHDGSRAPKGKGGY
- a CDS encoding DNA-directed RNA polymerase subunit D → MTEEYDVEFVERGDREARFLVRGVTPAFANGIRRAMIADVPTMAIDTVRFVENSSVMFDEQLALRFGLVPLTTPPEGEFAEDDVVTLSIDVEGPATAYSGDLVSSDELVQPADENIPIIDLKDGQRLEAEADATLDRGKNHAKHQGGVAVGYRHLQRVEVVDDLPEFEDQESQIVRGVVEADGELVPTSEFDNDLSNRYPDKEVRVEDVPNAFVFHVETDGSFSVEELVTRAADSIEARATELEEAVQL